A genomic window from Candidatus Sulfotelmatobacter sp. includes:
- a CDS encoding rhodanese-like domain-containing protein produces the protein MSVASGSSVSRKPRSQARRALPTLFAILALFTLSSGRASAAGTPKDSLAAHLIQPAALAHWLAGPAAQRPALIHVGFGVLYKGGHIPGSRYAGPASKPEGLDSLRKTLGPLPREAPLVLYCGCCPWENCPNVVPAFQTARAMGFKRVQVLLVAKDFQKDWADKGYPTAESTH, from the coding sequence ATGAGCGTCGCCTCCGGATCGTCCGTCTCACGGAAGCCGCGGTCGCAAGCCCGGCGGGCGCTCCCCACGCTTTTCGCGATCCTGGCTCTCTTCACGCTCTCGTCGGGTCGCGCCTCGGCGGCGGGAACCCCCAAGGACTCACTGGCCGCCCACCTGATTCAGCCCGCAGCGCTCGCGCATTGGCTGGCCGGCCCGGCGGCGCAGCGCCCGGCCCTGATCCACGTCGGCTTCGGCGTGCTCTACAAGGGTGGCCACATCCCGGGATCTCGCTACGCCGGCCCCGCTTCGAAGCCGGAAGGGCTGGATTCATTGAGGAAGACGCTCGGGCCCCTGCCGCGAGAGGCGCCTCTCGTCCTCTACTGCGGCTGCTGCCCCTGGGAGAACTGCCCCAACGTCGTGCCGGCGTTTCAAACCGCAAGGGCCATGGGCTTCAAGCGCGTGCAGGTGCTCCTCGTCGCCAAGGACTTTCAGAAGGACTGGGCCGACAAGGGCTATCCCACCGCAGAATCAACCCACTAG
- a CDS encoding MerR family transcriptional regulator — translation MSDSYRQLLRVGDLARQTGKTVRAIHLYEELGLLQPATRSSGGFRLYEPSAAERVRWIDLLNGLGFSLQEMKGLLRSWWSAGLGPEAMNDLRALFVRKLEETRANRRRYEQLEQELVAGLAYLETCRVCDSPSDVKTCVHCQQDHGMKQEPALLVGLKSAPGGGRRNAHDGFVRVEEVE, via the coding sequence GTGTCCGATTCCTACCGCCAGCTGCTCCGCGTCGGAGATCTCGCCCGCCAGACGGGAAAGACCGTGCGGGCGATCCATCTCTACGAGGAGCTGGGTCTGCTCCAGCCGGCGACTCGCAGCAGCGGTGGGTTCCGGCTGTACGAGCCGTCGGCGGCGGAGCGGGTGCGCTGGATCGACCTGCTGAACGGGCTGGGGTTTTCGCTTCAGGAGATGAAGGGCTTGCTGCGCTCGTGGTGGAGCGCGGGGCTCGGGCCCGAAGCCATGAACGACTTGCGCGCGCTGTTCGTGCGCAAGCTCGAAGAGACCCGGGCCAACCGGCGCCGGTACGAGCAGCTCGAGCAGGAGCTGGTCGCGGGTCTCGCGTATCTGGAGACCTGCCGGGTGTGCGATTCACCTTCCGACGTGAAGACGTGCGTGCACTGCCAGCAGGATCACGGAATGAAGCAAGAGCCCGCGTTGCTGGTCGGGCTCAAGTCCGCTCCCGGCGGCGGGCGCAGGAACGCCCACGACGGGTTCGTTCGAGTCGAAGAGGTCGAGTGA
- a CDS encoding iron-sulfur cluster assembly accessory protein — MLTPGAAEKIRELLASRGTQEQSLRIGVRGGGCSGNSYFMEFCEGAAAGDETVVSHGVKLVVDTKSLMLLSGTTIDYVNGLMGAGFKFNNPNVRHSCACGESFSA, encoded by the coding sequence GTGTTGACTCCTGGCGCCGCGGAGAAGATTCGCGAGTTGCTGGCGTCGCGTGGAACCCAGGAGCAGAGCCTGCGGATCGGCGTGCGCGGCGGCGGCTGTTCGGGGAACTCCTACTTCATGGAGTTCTGCGAGGGCGCCGCGGCCGGCGACGAGACCGTGGTCAGCCACGGAGTGAAGCTGGTGGTGGATACGAAGAGCTTGATGCTCCTCTCGGGCACCACCATCGACTACGTGAACGGATTGATGGGTGCCGGCTTCAAGTTCAACAATCCGAACGTCCGCCACAGCTGCGCGTGCGGCGAGAGCTTCTCGGCGTAG
- the sufC gene encoding Fe-S cluster assembly ATPase SufC: MSHTPELVVKDLRVSVEGKEILKGLNLEVKKGEVHALMGPNGSGKSTFANTLMGHPRYEVTGGDILFKGRSVLEMDPDERSRAGLFMAFQYPVGIPGVTVANFLRAALNARLASQVAETNGSVPKRPTVAPKEFRAMLKERMELLKMDESFAGRYLNDGFSGGEKKRAEILQMAVLKPEIAIMDETDSGLDIDALRIVSDGVNALSGPGLGVLVITHYQRILNYIKPQFVHVMVDGRIVRSGGPELALELETRGYDWVRGVKEVAAS, translated from the coding sequence ATGAGCCATACGCCTGAACTCGTCGTCAAGGACCTCCGCGTGAGCGTGGAGGGGAAGGAGATCCTCAAGGGCCTGAACCTCGAGGTGAAGAAGGGCGAGGTCCACGCGCTGATGGGCCCGAACGGCTCCGGAAAGAGCACCTTCGCCAACACGCTGATGGGCCATCCGCGCTACGAGGTGACGGGCGGTGACATCCTGTTCAAGGGCCGGAGCGTGCTCGAGATGGATCCCGACGAGCGCTCGCGCGCCGGCCTGTTCATGGCGTTCCAGTACCCGGTCGGGATTCCCGGCGTGACGGTCGCCAATTTCCTGCGCGCCGCGCTCAACGCCCGCCTGGCCTCGCAGGTGGCCGAGACCAACGGTTCCGTGCCCAAGCGCCCGACGGTCGCGCCCAAGGAGTTCCGCGCGATGCTCAAGGAGCGCATGGAGCTGCTCAAGATGGACGAGAGCTTCGCCGGACGCTATCTCAACGACGGTTTCTCGGGCGGCGAGAAGAAGCGCGCCGAGATCCTCCAGATGGCGGTCTTGAAGCCCGAGATCGCGATCATGGACGAAACCGATTCGGGGCTCGACATCGACGCGCTGCGCATCGTGTCGGACGGCGTGAACGCCCTGAGCGGCCCCGGGCTCGGCGTGCTGGTGATCACGCACTACCAGCGGATCCTGAACTACATCAAGCCCCAGTTCGTGCACGTGATGGTGGACGGGCGGATCGTGCGCTCGGGCGGTCCCGAGCTGGCGCTCGAGCTCGAGACCCGCGGCTACGACTGGGTGCGTGGTGTGAAGGAGGTGGCGGCATCATGA
- the sufB gene encoding Fe-S cluster assembly protein SufB: MSKIETPHLDPREAYAEKYGFHDKDQFVFKARKGLDRDIVEQISKMKDEPQWMTDFRLKALEIFEKKPMPTWGPDLSTIRFDDIYYYVKPTSEEAKSWDDVPADMKRTFDKLGIPEAEQKFLAGVGAQYDSEVVYHKIKESLEKQGVIFLSCDQGLRDHPDLFREYFASVIPSADNKFAALNSAVWSGGSFIYVPKGVHVDVPLQAYFRINTKDMGQFERTLIIVDEGAYVHYVEGCLPPGEQVSLGDRWVNIESVAPGDVVMDSNGNEAVVASTRTHRHKGDLVRLTPISSANAFQVTPEHPVLAVKREEVRTARRARGKRLPEVDSRRLLAATPGFRPAGELERGDFMVFPISQTTRPNATLTREVVRLLGYYLAEGSTYVHNKLNVPVVAFSFNEAERETIDEVKALILAVAGKGAMEIHDASRHSVEVRVHSGELREMCLEHCGQHAAEKRLSKAIMELPTGLQAQLLETYLRGDGSVYRKRKHTMVRAATVSRALAWQLQELIARQGHFATINVRKGGKDTIPGREITRRDQYILYYSPDKQQSEVRRSGNSFLVPIKRIDRTPYEGPVFNFELESAPNAYVARGFAVHNCTAPVYSSDSLHSAVVEIIVKRGARCRYTTIQNWSNNVYNLVTKRAKAYGDATMEWVDGNLGSKITQKYPSVFMMEPGAKGEVLSIAFAGRGQHQDAGAKMVHLAPNTSSKIISKSISKDGGRAGYRGLVRVQKGAENCRSTVNCDALILDEQSRSDTYPYMEILEDKVSIGHEATVSKIGDEQLFYLMSRGINQEEAAAMIVSGFIEPIVKELPMEYAVEMNRLIQLQMEGSVG, translated from the coding sequence ATGAGCAAGATCGAAACGCCGCATCTCGACCCGCGCGAGGCCTACGCCGAAAAGTACGGCTTCCACGACAAGGACCAGTTCGTCTTCAAGGCCCGCAAGGGCCTCGATCGCGACATCGTCGAGCAGATCTCGAAGATGAAGGACGAGCCGCAGTGGATGACCGACTTCCGGCTCAAGGCGCTCGAGATCTTCGAAAAGAAGCCGATGCCCACCTGGGGTCCGGACCTGTCCACGATCCGCTTCGACGACATCTACTACTACGTCAAGCCGACCTCGGAAGAAGCCAAGTCCTGGGACGACGTGCCCGCCGACATGAAGCGCACCTTCGACAAGCTCGGGATTCCCGAGGCCGAGCAGAAGTTCCTGGCCGGCGTGGGCGCCCAGTACGACTCCGAGGTCGTCTACCACAAGATCAAGGAAAGCCTCGAAAAGCAGGGCGTGATCTTCCTGTCGTGCGATCAGGGGCTGCGCGACCATCCCGACCTGTTCAGGGAGTACTTCGCGTCGGTGATTCCGTCGGCGGACAACAAGTTCGCGGCGCTCAACTCGGCGGTGTGGTCGGGAGGCTCGTTCATCTACGTGCCGAAGGGCGTGCACGTGGACGTGCCGCTGCAGGCCTACTTCCGGATCAACACCAAGGACATGGGCCAGTTCGAGCGCACGCTGATCATCGTCGACGAGGGCGCGTACGTGCACTACGTCGAAGGGTGCCTGCCGCCCGGCGAGCAAGTCAGTCTGGGCGATCGCTGGGTCAACATCGAGAGCGTGGCGCCGGGCGACGTCGTGATGGACTCCAACGGCAACGAGGCGGTCGTCGCGAGCACGCGGACGCACCGCCACAAGGGCGACCTCGTGAGGCTCACGCCGATCTCGTCGGCCAACGCGTTCCAGGTCACGCCCGAGCATCCGGTCCTCGCGGTGAAGCGCGAAGAGGTCCGCACGGCTCGCCGCGCTCGCGGCAAGCGGCTGCCCGAGGTGGATAGCAGGCGGCTGCTCGCGGCGACTCCGGGGTTCCGGCCCGCCGGCGAGCTCGAGCGCGGCGATTTCATGGTGTTCCCGATCAGCCAGACCACCCGACCGAACGCGACGCTGACACGAGAGGTGGTCCGCCTGCTCGGTTACTACCTGGCCGAGGGCTCGACCTATGTTCACAACAAGCTCAACGTGCCGGTCGTCGCCTTCAGCTTCAACGAGGCAGAGCGCGAGACGATCGACGAAGTCAAGGCGTTGATCCTCGCGGTGGCGGGCAAGGGGGCCATGGAGATCCACGACGCGAGCCGCCATTCCGTTGAGGTCCGGGTCCATTCCGGCGAGCTGAGAGAGATGTGCCTCGAGCACTGTGGTCAGCATGCGGCCGAGAAGCGGCTGAGCAAGGCGATCATGGAGCTGCCCACGGGGCTGCAGGCGCAGCTACTCGAGACCTATCTGAGGGGAGACGGAAGCGTCTACCGCAAGCGCAAACACACCATGGTGCGCGCGGCGACCGTCTCGAGAGCGCTCGCCTGGCAGCTGCAGGAGCTGATCGCCCGTCAGGGTCACTTCGCCACGATCAATGTTCGAAAAGGCGGCAAGGATACGATCCCGGGCCGCGAGATCACGCGGCGCGACCAGTACATCCTCTACTACTCGCCCGACAAGCAACAGAGCGAGGTCCGGCGATCGGGCAATAGCTTCCTCGTGCCGATCAAACGGATCGATCGCACGCCCTACGAAGGGCCGGTCTTCAATTTCGAGCTGGAGAGCGCTCCCAACGCCTACGTCGCGCGAGGCTTCGCAGTGCACAACTGCACCGCTCCAGTCTACTCGAGCGATTCGCTGCACTCGGCGGTGGTCGAGATTATCGTCAAGCGCGGGGCGCGTTGCCGTTACACCACGATCCAGAACTGGTCGAACAACGTCTACAACCTGGTGACCAAGCGCGCCAAGGCGTACGGCGATGCCACCATGGAGTGGGTTGACGGAAATCTCGGCTCGAAGATCACGCAGAAGTACCCCTCGGTGTTCATGATGGAGCCGGGCGCGAAGGGTGAAGTGCTATCGATCGCCTTCGCCGGGCGCGGCCAGCATCAGGACGCCGGCGCCAAAATGGTGCACCTTGCGCCGAATACTTCGAGCAAGATCATCTCCAAGTCGATCAGCAAGGACGGCGGGCGCGCCGGCTACCGGGGGTTGGTGCGCGTGCAGAAGGGCGCCGAGAACTGCCGTTCGACCGTCAACTGCGACGCCCTGATCCTCGACGAGCAGTCGCGCTCCGACACCTATCCCTACATGGAGATCCTCGAGGACAAGGTGTCGATCGGCCACGAAGCCACGGTGTCGAAGATCGGCGACGAACAGCTCTTCTACCTGATGAGCCGCGGCATCAATCAGGAGGAAGCGGCGGCGATGATCGTCTCGGGTTTCATCGAGCCGATCGTGAAGGAGCTGCCGATGGAGTACGCCGTCGAGATGAACCGGCTGATCCAGCTGCAGATGGAGGGCTCGGTCGGATGA
- the sufD gene encoding Fe-S cluster assembly protein SufD, with amino-acid sequence MTTQLQNAKTFERAWVEEAARRATAARETEFSRETRRVATGILGTLSFPSREHELWRRTDFRALEAELPALDPFATATPARNVDDLPHAILEKLSGEAAQVGLVVQRNGAVVLEQTHPDLTRQGIVVGSLDRGFREHEALLRPRYGSQIHPDYDWFTAFGAAVRSGGAFVYVPDGVEAALPIRLFQWLDGGGAISTPRTVVILGNRARATIVEELLSATTEGTSFHCGGTEVFLGEGAHLIYGQLQEWGRNVVHYSNQRVRLERDAELQWIQTLLGSRMAKTNSYFDLAGPGARAYVHGFMFGDAQQHFHLHTLQRHLLDHCTSDLLIKGCLKDHARSIYQGLIQVSEGAQRTDAYQANRNLLLSDTARADSIPGLEILANDVRCTHGATIGHVDDEQMYYLMARGLPRSEAQRLIVEGFFAPVLDRIPLESVRDQLRAVIARKIG; translated from the coding sequence ATGACGACGCAACTCCAGAACGCCAAGACGTTCGAGCGCGCCTGGGTGGAGGAGGCCGCGCGGCGTGCGACCGCCGCGCGCGAGACCGAATTCTCGCGCGAGACGCGCCGCGTCGCGACCGGCATTCTCGGCACGCTGTCGTTCCCGAGCCGCGAGCACGAGTTGTGGCGCCGCACCGATTTCCGCGCGCTCGAGGCCGAGCTGCCGGCGCTCGACCCATTCGCGACGGCCACGCCGGCCCGCAACGTCGACGACCTGCCGCATGCGATCCTGGAGAAGCTTTCCGGCGAGGCGGCGCAGGTCGGTCTGGTGGTGCAGAGGAACGGCGCCGTGGTGCTCGAGCAGACGCATCCCGATCTGACGCGGCAGGGGATCGTGGTCGGTTCGCTCGACCGCGGCTTCCGCGAGCACGAGGCGCTGCTGCGGCCGCGCTACGGTTCGCAGATCCATCCCGACTACGACTGGTTCACGGCGTTCGGCGCAGCGGTGCGCTCGGGCGGCGCGTTCGTCTACGTGCCCGACGGCGTCGAGGCCGCGCTGCCGATCCGCCTGTTCCAGTGGCTCGATGGCGGCGGGGCGATTTCGACGCCGCGCACCGTCGTGATCCTGGGCAATCGCGCACGCGCCACGATCGTCGAGGAGCTGCTCTCGGCGACGACTGAGGGCACCTCGTTTCATTGCGGCGGCACCGAGGTGTTCCTGGGCGAAGGCGCGCATCTCATCTACGGCCAGCTCCAGGAGTGGGGCCGCAACGTCGTCCACTACTCGAACCAGCGGGTGCGGCTCGAGCGCGACGCGGAGCTCCAGTGGATCCAGACCCTGCTCGGCAGCCGGATGGCCAAGACCAACTCCTACTTCGACCTGGCCGGGCCGGGCGCCCGCGCCTACGTCCACGGCTTCATGTTCGGCGACGCGCAGCAGCACTTCCATCTGCACACGCTGCAGCGCCACCTGCTCGATCACTGCACCAGCGACCTGCTCATCAAGGGCTGCCTCAAGGATCACGCGCGCAGCATCTATCAGGGGCTGATCCAGGTGAGCGAGGGCGCTCAGCGCACCGACGCCTATCAGGCCAACCGCAACCTGCTGCTCTCCGACACCGCGCGCGCCGACAGCATCCCGGGCCTCGAGATCCTGGCCAACGACGTGCGCTGCACGCACGGCGCGACGATTGGCCACGTCGACGACGAACAGATGTACTACCTGATGGCGCGTGGCCTGCCGCGCTCCGAGGCGCAGCGCCTGATCGTCGAGGGATTCTTTGCGCCGGTGCTGGATCGGATTCCACTCGAATCGGTGCGCGACCAGCTGCGCGCGGTGATCGCGCGCAAGATCGGATGA